From the genome of Thermovirga sp.:
TGCCCTTCAATTGAGGGGTTCCTGGGCTGTCTTGCAGAGGAGGAATAAAAATGGCAACGATCCACGACAAGAGCGCGACACCATGGAAGACGGACAAATGGTTTACGAGCCCTTGGAATTTCATCCCCGAGGTCCGGGAGGGGATGCAGTTTTCCCCGAACATCCAGTTCCACGACGTGTCTCTCCGCGACGGCGAGCAACA
Proteins encoded in this window:
- a CDS encoding pyruvate carboxyltransferase, whose translation is MATIHDKSATPWKTDKWFTSPWNFIPEVREGMQFSPNIQFHDVSLRDGEQ